AGCATGGCAGTAATAGGTCTTAATACCATATTGTGATTCAAGTGATACTAGCCCACTAAACTCAGTGCCACGGTCCACAGTAAAGCTGTGCACCGCACCATTAAAAGTGGTTAGGAACTTAGTTAGGGCTTCATTAACAGTCGCTGTCGTCCGATCTTTTAACCGGTAGGCCCAAAGGAACCGTGATTTGCGATCGATTAAAGTTAATAAAACTGCCTTACTATGCCCACGAGGACCAACGACTGTATCTAGTTCAAAATCGCCGATGCGATTACGTTGATTAATCATCATGGGCGCTGTTCAATTGATCGCCCCAAAGATTGATTATATTTGGATTGTTGGTCAACGTTACGCCATGTTCGGGTAGATCATTCAAGGAGAAACCAATTCTCTCCTGATTTAGCCAATTATAAATAGATTTAGTAGCTAGTTTAAATTCGTGAGCAATCATTCCTGGTGACCAGCTTAGACGTAAATGGTTGAGAATTTTTTGCTTTAACTCATCGCTCAGCTTAGTTTTCCGACCACATCGTGATCGCTTGTATTCGGCATCTGTTTGTGCTAATTCAGCCTGATAAGGTTGACATCGAGATAATTCATAAGAAATTGTTGACGGTGATCGGTTCAGCCGAACGCCCATTTGGATATTGGACAGCCCTAGTTCACAAAAGGTTTCGATTTTAATTCGTTCGGAATAGGTTATACTAGACAAAAGATCAGCTCCTAAAAGATGGGTTTGTGGTAAACACCATTTTAAAGGAAGCTGATCTTTTTTGTCCGAACAGCGTTCGGATTAATTTTACAATCTACCACACAACCAAAAAGCCATTCATCTCATCACGAGGTGGGTGGCTTTTTTGAGTAAGTTAAGTGACAGCATTGATTGATTGTTATATGATTGTGTATGTCCTAAATGGACACAAGCAACGCTCCTAAGCAAAGCCTGTATGTACTGATTTCAGAAAAGCCCTCTATTCCGCATAATAGAGGACTTTTTTGTGTGCATTCTGCTTAATTTAAACGGACAAGTATACATCTAAAAGGTGAACGTGTCGTCTGAGAGCACGTGATTATTTACTTTTTACTTTGTTAGCATCGCCGGTTTCCAAAGTCTGTATTTGAGTCGTAAGCGTATTTTGTTCAGACTCAGTTAACGATTCAAAAAAAGTTTTTTGTAATTGGGCTAATCCGTTTTGTTGAGTTGAGCTATACCCTAAAATTACCATAGCTTTCATAAAGTTTTTTAGATGATTGTCAATTCTGAGCGTAGTATCAAAAGTAACACCATCTATTTGTTTAGACTTCGTTTTGTTTGATTCGTTTAGAGAAGATATGGAAATTTCTTTTTGGGGCTGGGGCGCCGATTTTCTAGGAATTATTTTGCTTTTATTTGAGTTAGGATTGTGTAAAAGTTCCACCATGCTAGTCCGCCCTTTCAATAATTTCTTGTGCCACAGAATCGTATAATCTAATTATTTTTTTATCGAACTGATCTTTTAGAAATACACCTCTGATTGAATATCTTTTGATTCTTTCCATATTACGAATTAGGGTTTTTAACATGTTTTCTTTCCCAAATTCTTCTTCTGCTACTTCTAATGTGCTGTGATCAACAGGCGCCCCATTCTTTAATAGTACAGGAAGTATACCGAGTAAATTCAAACTAGGTGCTTCGTATTCATCGATTACCTGTTCCTGTATATATTTTAGAAACGATTCGGCACCCTGAAGACTGTGCTCTTGAGTTTGAAGGATAATCAGAACCCAATCTGAAGCGTATAAGGCGCTATCAGAAATTAAGGAAATAGTCGGTGGCAAATCAAATACCACAAAATCATATTTTTCTTTTAGTGAAGCAAGTAG
Above is a window of Lactiplantibacillus paraplantarum DNA encoding:
- a CDS encoding DUF5388 domain-containing protein gives rise to the protein MVELLHNPNSNKSKIIPRKSAPQPQKEISISSLNESNKTKSKQIDGVTFDTTLRIDNHLKNFMKAMVILGYSSTQQNGLAQLQKTFFESLTESEQNTLTTQIQTLETGDANKVKSK
- a CDS encoding ParA family protein, producing the protein MGEVITFGNFKGGTGKTTNATLACLALARAGKKTLLIDFDPQANATDIYFKTAANLGHDDIKFNQTLLASIQEEDLSRSLVTLDKNIDFIPSSADFSLYPRIMEKKFKNNYKDRVTYFSKLLASLKEKYDFVVFDLPPTISLISDSALYASDWVLIILQTQEHSLQGAESFLKYIQEQVIDEYEAPSLNLLGILPVLLKNGAPVDHSTLEVAEEEFGKENMLKTLIRNMERIKRYSIRGVFLKDQFDKKIIRLYDSVAQEIIERAD